A genomic segment from Lignipirellula cremea encodes:
- a CDS encoding 4Fe-4S binding protein: MWEWFRNIGSAIYTVGQGLQVTMRYWLATYRSDRKTFTEQFEYPEKPVPVAARYRGFHRYDLTTCIACDQCAKACPVDCIYIGKERVENGKGFKITGFTIDYTKCMFCALCVEPCPVDCIFMGATHDLSCYSRDGCIVDFSRMPVDVAWGRSTLNPTAVAQSKVITEPVHGGPNQ, encoded by the coding sequence ATGTGGGAATGGTTTCGTAATATCGGTTCCGCCATCTATACCGTGGGACAAGGCCTCCAGGTGACCATGCGTTACTGGCTGGCCACCTACCGGTCGGATCGGAAAACTTTTACCGAGCAGTTCGAGTACCCCGAGAAGCCCGTTCCCGTGGCGGCCCGTTATCGCGGGTTTCACCGGTACGACCTGACCACCTGTATCGCCTGCGACCAGTGCGCAAAGGCGTGTCCCGTGGATTGCATCTACATTGGCAAAGAACGGGTCGAAAACGGCAAGGGTTTTAAAATCACTGGTTTCACCATTGATTACACCAAGTGCATGTTCTGTGCTTTGTGCGTGGAGCCCTGCCCGGTTGACTGTATTTTCATGGGCGCCACCCACGATTTAAGCTGTTACAGCCGAGACGGATGCATCGTTGATTTCTCGCGAATGCCGGTCGATGTCGCCTGGGGAAGGTCCACTTTGAACCCCACGGCCGTCGCCCAGTCGAAAGTAATTACCGAACCTGTGCACGGCGGACCCAACCAGTAA
- a CDS encoding DUF2203 domain-containing protein, producing the protein MMDFQGSYQPTRLFTVDEANATLPLVRAITFDLMQMSRDVIERRERLDSIKAARRGESGEFYDDELAHVEGELERDGEKLAEYVDELRQIGVEPKGLPDGLVDFPSLMDDRVVFLCWKYGEPEVLHWHDIDSGFGGRQPLAAGMISGGDDEQENLKE; encoded by the coding sequence ATGATGGACTTTCAAGGATCTTACCAACCCACGCGACTCTTTACGGTGGACGAAGCCAACGCAACCTTACCGTTGGTACGCGCCATCACGTTTGATCTCATGCAAATGTCGCGCGACGTGATTGAGCGTCGCGAGCGGCTCGATTCCATCAAGGCCGCACGTCGTGGCGAGTCGGGCGAATTTTACGACGACGAACTGGCCCACGTCGAAGGCGAACTGGAACGCGACGGCGAAAAACTGGCCGAATACGTCGACGAACTTCGCCAGATCGGAGTTGAACCGAAGGGCCTGCCCGATGGGCTGGTCGACTTCCCTTCCCTGATGGACGATCGGGTCGTTTTCCTCTGCTGGAAATACGGCGAACCCGAAGTGCTCCACTGGCACGACATTGATTCCGGATTTGGCGGACGCCAGCCTTTGGCGGCCGGCATGATTTCCGGCGGCGACGATGAGCAGGAAAACCTCAAAGAGTAA
- a CDS encoding YdjY domain-containing protein, with protein MLLRSLLLACAASLLLVAAVPVRAQEPDAEPTAPGQAFDPPANAVRLSPKHDVWIDVKNKSVLVDGEVCLRDGQLEMFACPRGTKEHESVVSLKTRAYFVHAGLLAIGAKAGNVVKFDPEYAPAWGDKILIEVQWYEDGKLKKTRAQEWVQQVKTGKAMPYDWVFAGSGFWVDPENSERHYQAESGDFICVSNFPTATLDLPIESSQGNAGLLFSAFTEHIPPLKTPVRLVLTYEPSKKDADEKKAEPKDGAPTDN; from the coding sequence GTTGCTACGCTCACTATTACTGGCTTGTGCGGCCAGCCTGTTGCTGGTTGCTGCAGTTCCGGTCCGCGCCCAGGAGCCCGACGCAGAACCAACGGCCCCCGGCCAGGCGTTTGACCCGCCCGCCAACGCCGTGCGGCTGTCGCCGAAACACGATGTCTGGATCGACGTCAAGAACAAGAGCGTGCTGGTCGACGGCGAAGTCTGCCTGCGCGATGGCCAGCTGGAAATGTTTGCCTGCCCTCGCGGCACTAAAGAACACGAATCGGTCGTCTCCCTGAAGACCCGGGCGTACTTCGTCCACGCCGGACTCCTGGCCATTGGGGCAAAGGCTGGCAACGTGGTGAAGTTCGATCCCGAATACGCCCCCGCCTGGGGCGATAAAATCCTGATCGAAGTGCAATGGTACGAGGACGGCAAGCTCAAGAAAACGCGCGCCCAGGAGTGGGTGCAGCAGGTCAAAACAGGCAAGGCAATGCCGTACGACTGGGTATTTGCTGGGAGCGGTTTCTGGGTCGATCCCGAAAACAGCGAGCGGCACTACCAGGCGGAAAGCGGCGACTTTATCTGCGTCTCCAATTTCCCCACCGCCACGCTAGATCTGCCAATCGAGAGCAGCCAGGGCAATGCGGGCCTGCTGTTTAGCGCCTTTACCGAGCACATCCCGCCCCTAAAAACGCCTGTGCGACTGGTGCTGACCTACGAGCCGTCGAAGAAAGACGCCGACGAGAAGAAAGCCGAGCCAAAAGACGGCGCGCCGACTGACAACTAG